A window from Leptothermofonsia sichuanensis E412 encodes these proteins:
- a CDS encoding GUN4 domain-containing protein, translating to MNNSPEDQPESIPPNSPPLTFSARIDYTPLQQLLAQQNFKAADQLTLQKLCELAGASAIQRKWLYFTEVEQFPSTDLQTINNLWLTYSDGKFGYSVQREIWLGLGKNWEKFWAKIGWKTDNNWTRYPQEFTWDLTAPRGHLPLSNQLRGVRVIASLLTHPAWSKK from the coding sequence ATGAACAATTCGCCTGAAGACCAGCCTGAAAGTATCCCTCCCAATTCTCCACCCCTGACTTTCAGCGCGAGAATTGACTACACACCCTTACAACAACTCCTTGCCCAGCAGAACTTTAAAGCAGCCGATCAGTTAACGCTTCAAAAACTCTGCGAACTTGCAGGCGCATCTGCGATTCAACGGAAATGGCTTTACTTTACAGAAGTTGAACAGTTTCCTTCCACTGACTTGCAGACCATCAATAACCTCTGGCTGACGTACTCTGATGGCAAATTTGGCTATTCAGTGCAGCGGGAAATTTGGCTTGGTTTAGGCAAAAATTGGGAGAAATTTTGGGCGAAAATTGGCTGGAAGACAGACAATAATTGGACTCGTTACCCTCAGGAATTTACCTGGGATCTGACAGCACCCAGGGGGCACTTACCCCTGTCTAATCAGCTCAGAGGGGTACGAGTTATTGCGTCCCTGCTGACCCACCCCGCCTGGTCAAAAAAATAA
- a CDS encoding adenylyltransferase/cytidyltransferase family protein has protein sequence MIPGIYTLDELMQAIAQEPHNWRPLVLTNGCFDLLHAGHVRYLKAAKQLGKALVVGLNSDQSVQFIKPQTTGFPARPIVPEAQRAEVLAALKPVDGVVIFAESTASRLVQVLKPDIYVKGGDYAIETLPETTAVQAYNGRIELIHIEIPSSTTAIINRILTSNHL, from the coding sequence ATGATTCCCGGTATTTATACCCTGGATGAGCTGATGCAGGCGATCGCCCAGGAGCCTCATAACTGGCGTCCACTCGTTCTCACCAACGGCTGCTTTGACCTTCTGCACGCTGGTCATGTACGGTATTTAAAGGCTGCAAAACAACTGGGCAAGGCTCTGGTTGTAGGTCTAAACAGTGACCAGTCTGTCCAGTTCATTAAACCCCAGACAACAGGATTTCCTGCACGCCCCATTGTGCCAGAAGCGCAACGGGCTGAAGTGCTGGCAGCCCTTAAACCCGTGGATGGAGTCGTCATCTTTGCCGAGTCAACCGCCAGCCGATTAGTTCAAGTGCTCAAACCTGACATTTATGTCAAGGGAGGGGATTATGCGATCGAAACCTTGCCTGAAACCACTGCTGTGCAGGCATACAATGGCCGGATTGAACTTATCCACATTGAAATACCCAGTTCAACCACTGCCATCATCAACCGTATACTGACATCCAATCATCTCTAA
- a CDS encoding response regulator transcription factor has protein sequence MKRILVVDDDTTLRMALTRYLEKRGYLVQDVGSGVEALHAFEEDPPDLVVSDVMMPEMDGFEFCRRLRATRSGQLVPFIFLSSKGEVEDRVQGHSIGADDYLIKPFEPRELLAKIEAQLERSRRIHTEIIRLLQKAESNGSAATLAPAANHTLSPLPLTPAEEKVFWEVIQGYTNKQIGDRLFVSPRTVQTHLSNILSKLQLENRSQLVRFAFERGYKPPLEDTPEQNSEA, from the coding sequence ATGAAAAGAATTTTGGTGGTTGATGATGACACGACACTGCGGATGGCGCTTACGCGGTATCTGGAAAAACGTGGGTATCTGGTTCAAGATGTGGGTTCGGGCGTTGAAGCATTACATGCCTTTGAAGAAGACCCCCCCGACCTGGTGGTTTCAGATGTGATGATGCCTGAAATGGATGGGTTTGAGTTCTGCCGTCGCCTGCGGGCAACCCGTTCAGGGCAGTTGGTCCCTTTCATTTTTCTGTCCAGCAAAGGAGAAGTTGAAGACCGGGTTCAGGGGCACTCCATTGGGGCCGATGATTACCTGATCAAACCCTTTGAACCGAGGGAACTACTGGCAAAAATTGAGGCACAATTGGAGCGATCGCGCCGTATCCACACCGAAATCATCCGACTGCTTCAAAAAGCTGAATCCAACGGTTCCGCCGCAACTCTGGCTCCCGCTGCCAACCACACGCTTAGCCCGCTGCCGCTCACTCCTGCTGAAGAAAAAGTGTTTTGGGAAGTGATTCAGGGCTATACCAACAAGCAAATTGGCGATCGCCTCTTCGTTAGCCCCCGCACCGTGCAAACCCACCTCAGCAATATCCTCAGCAAACTCCAGCTCGAAAACCGTTCCCAACTTGTTCGCTTTGCTTTTGAGCGCGGCTATAAACCCCCCCTGGAAGATACCCCAGAGCAGAATTCAGAAGCATGA